TCCGCAAGGATTTGGAGGCTAAATACGGCACAATCGAAAAACTCAACGAAGCGTGGAACGCAAAATACGCAAGCTGGGACGACTTCCTCGCCAAGCGCGACTTCTTCCCGAGAACAAAGGCGGGCGAAACCGACATGCTCGCATTCGAGGAGAAAATCTACGTCCGCTACTTCAAGACCTGCCGCGACGCAGTAAAGGCGGCGGCTCCGAATACGCTGTATCTCGGCTGCCGCTTCGCGTGGAGAAATACGCTTGTAGAGAAGGTCGCCTCGCGCTACTGCGACGTCATCAGCTACAATGTATACTCCGACAACATTACAGCATTCTCGCCCGTGAAGGGCTGCGAAGACAAACCGTCGCTCATCGGCGAATTCCACTTCGGGAACACCGACAAGGGCGTGTACGGCGGCGGGCTCAATCCGCGCGTGACGGTCGAAGCCCGCAAAAAGGCGTTCGAAAACTACGCAATCAGCGCATTCGAAAACCCGAATGTCGTGGGAGCGCACTGGTTCCAATGGTTCGACCTTTGCACGGCGGGACGCTTCAACGCAGCAAACTACGCAATCGGCTTCGTGGACATCTGCGACACGCCCGACTACGTGATAGTGAAAGCCGCCCGCAAGCTCTCGCAAAAGATGTATAAACTAAGACTCAAAGGCGGACAAAGCACAACCCAGAGCGTGGAATCGACAAAAGCCGTCATCGACCTCGACGAAAAATAATCCCCAAGGCAGCCACACAAATTTTCCACCAAACAAAAACGTCCGATTTTCATCGGACGTTTTTTTCGCCTTTTGCAGAAACGATAGCCTGCAAAATACAGGCGAATTGAACAATGAAAGCCCAAAACGCAATCCGCGCACAAAAAGCTTTATGTAAAAGTGAAAAATCTTATAGATTTTCCGCATGAAAATAGACCATGTCGCAATTTTTGTTAGGAATTTAGAGGCTACTAAAAATTTCTACGTTAAATATTTCAACGCCGCCGTAAACAATAAGTACCGCAACAACAAGACTTTGCTTGAAACCTATTTTCTCTCCTTCGACTCCGGAACGCGGCTTGAAATAATGTCGCGCCCCGACTTATTTGAAGGCTCAAATGAATTATTAAGAACGGGATTGATTCATCTTTCCTTCAAACTTGGCTCGGAAAAATTAGTTGATTCAAAAGTAAAACAACTGGAATCGGACGGATACAAAATTATCAGCAATCCCCGCACAACAGGCGACGGCTATTACGAAGCATGTGTTTCCGACAATGAAGGCAATTTCATTGAAATCATTGCATAGCTCCATTCCCCGCAACCACAGCATTAGCGCGCCCGCGCAGTTGTCTTCGGCGGGCTTGCCGTTTTTACTTTGACAATATCGGCATGCGTTCAATAGAATCTAATTTAATTTGGATAGTGGCGATGGCGCATTTTAATGCTTGGCGCAAAACCGAAGGCAATCGGCAAAAACTCTATATATGATAAACAAAAGGCTCTCAAAAATATCCGTTGGCGCAATAACGGCATCGGTCATTCTGCTCGCACTGGCTCATACTTCATATGCAAGAAATGCCGACGAAATAAAGCCGCAAAGCATTTGCGCGGCGTCGGGGAAGCCCTATCAAAAAGCAATTAAAACCGATTCCGGAAGCGTGCAAGCGTGGATTCTATCGGGCAAGGCTGACGAATCTGTTGAAATGACGCTCAAAGAAGCACCCGAAGGATTCCGCGGTCTCAGAATAGAAATTGAAACAGCTCCGCTCGAAAATGCAGACGCGTCGAAAGAGAACGTTTACAGAGCCGTATCTTACCAGATAGACCCGACGTCGGGAAAGGAAACAAACAAAATCAAAAGCCCGTTCGTAAGGGGAAAGATATCAGGCACTCCGTTTAAGGGCAAAAAAATGGAGTTGGAATCATGCTATCCGGCAAAAGCGGGCTTAGCAGTTAAAATAAGAATCGAGCGCTTGTACCGTAAGTAAAGATAGAAAAGGGTAATGGGAATGTTTGAAACGGGGGAATGGGAAAAGGGTTGGATTGGTTGTAATCGCGCGACGGTGGGTACGGTTTTTTTGTGTTTTTCGTAATCGGCCGCGTTCGGCGAAAGGATTGCCGTTTTCTTGCCGCGGCTTGGCGGAAGGGTTGCCGCCCTCTTGCCGCAATTTGGCGGAAGTTTGTTTTTTTTAGTGAGCCGCGGAGGTTCGGCGGGGGTACCGTTTTCAAAAGGGTTGCTTGCGCCTCGCGGTGTTTTTTCGTCCGCCCTCCGCGTGTGTTGCGGTTGTCGCGTCTATCGCGAAATCAGCCACTCGATGCGCGAGACGAAATCCTCGCAGTCGGGTTGGTTGTCGTTGCCGAGCGTCAGCGTCCGCGTGCCCGTCGCAAGGTCTATCGACTCCGACTGCACCTGCGCGTCGATTCCCGCGAGGTTGTCGCGGCTGTCCGCAATATTCAGGCGTTTACCCGCGTAGCGCATCCGCAGGTTGCGGTCGAAGAGCACAACGCTGCCCGTGTATTTGTCGCGGTTGACAATCGACTTCAACTGCGCGAGCAGCCCCTGCGCGTCGACCGTTTTATTCGAAAAATTGTCGTCGGAAATGTCTATCGAAACGACCACCACGTTGCGCTGATTCGCCGAAACTCCCTCGGCGGCGCAGTCGTCGAAGCCTTTGTAGTGCAGCCACGAACCCGTGCCGCCCGTCGTATTGCCCGTCTTGTTTTTGACGAGTCGCAGAATCACGCGCCGTTTGCGCTTGATGTCCTTTGTAAGAGAAATGTCGGTGCATATGCCGACGGGCACGCTCACGACTGCGCACTTTTGCGCCGCCTTAATCGAGAGCGTCGGCTTGTCGGCCGAGTAGTCGAAGGCGGACATCAGTTCGGGGTGCCACTTTGCGATGCTCGAAAAAATATCGGCGAACATTGGCGACTCCTTTTCCTCGTACGGAAGGAGGAGCTGCGAGTCGAAGTCGATGCCCGATTCGGGAATGTCGAAGAGCGCGGCGTTGTCGGTTTTAGCGAACGCCGCCAACACGTCATTTTTGAAGAACTGCTCCGCCGACCAGCTTTCATACTGCGGTTCCTCGTACTGCACCGGTCCGCCCGTGGAGCTCCACCAGTACTCGGTTTTTTTCCCGAAAAGCTGGACTTTCGTGAGGTCGCGGACGTTCGGAATGTTG
The Opitutia bacterium KCR 482 genome window above contains:
- a CDS encoding VOC family protein, with the translated sequence MKIDHVAIFVRNLEATKNFYVKYFNAAVNNKYRNNKTLLETYFLSFDSGTRLEIMSRPDLFEGSNELLRTGLIHLSFKLGSEKLVDSKVKQLESDGYKIISNPRTTGDGYYEACVSDNEGNFIEIIA